One stretch of Chitinophaga pendula DNA includes these proteins:
- a CDS encoding 3-keto-disaccharide hydrolase: MKKLIAAGLLFLSFTGMAQKQVTPVKWTPLFNRKDLKDWDIKITGHDLNDNNGNTFRVEDGLLKVRYDQYTNFNEQYGHIFHKRKFGYYLLAMEYRFVGNQVAGGPGWAYRNSGAMIHSQPAATMGKDQDFPISIEVQLLGGDGEHPRNNANLCTPGTNVVMNGKLITGHCVTSTSKTYHGDQWVRVEVLVLGDQVVKHIINGDTVLTYEQPQIGGGNVMHYDPAIKKDGQLLKEGYIALQSESHPIDYRKVEIVDLSPYAGDAKQLAQVVKQLQASGRKRLGKTAGVKGK; this comes from the coding sequence ATGAAAAAACTGATCGCAGCTGGTTTATTATTCCTGAGTTTTACCGGCATGGCGCAAAAGCAGGTTACTCCTGTAAAGTGGACGCCGTTATTCAACCGGAAAGACCTGAAGGATTGGGATATCAAGATCACGGGTCATGATCTGAATGATAATAATGGTAATACTTTCCGGGTAGAAGACGGGTTGCTGAAAGTGCGTTATGATCAGTATACTAATTTTAACGAGCAGTATGGTCATATCTTTCACAAGCGAAAGTTTGGTTATTACCTGCTGGCGATGGAATACCGGTTTGTGGGTAACCAGGTGGCGGGTGGCCCGGGATGGGCTTATCGCAACAGTGGCGCGATGATACATAGTCAGCCGGCGGCCACGATGGGTAAGGACCAGGATTTTCCGATCTCTATAGAGGTGCAGTTGTTGGGAGGTGACGGCGAGCATCCGCGTAATAACGCCAACCTATGTACGCCAGGTACGAATGTGGTGATGAATGGTAAGCTGATCACCGGTCATTGTGTTACTTCTACGTCGAAGACGTATCATGGTGATCAGTGGGTGCGGGTAGAGGTGCTGGTATTAGGCGACCAGGTGGTAAAACATATTATCAACGGGGATACGGTGCTGACGTATGAGCAGCCACAGATAGGCGGTGGTAATGTGATGCATTACGATCCTGCTATCAAAAAGGACGGGCAGTTGCTGAAGGAAGGATATATAGCTTTGCAGAGTGAGAGTCATCCGATAGATTACCGGAAGGTGGAGATCGTGGATCTGTCGCCTTATGCGGGTGATGCTAAGCAGTTGGCGCAGGTGGTGAAGCAGTTGCAGGCATCGGGCCGTAAGCGGTTGGGTAAGACCGCTGGTGTTAAGGGAAAGTAA